TTTTTCGGCGGCGGTGAATGCCGTGGCCCAGGGCGATTTTTACGTGAGCCCGGCGATCAATCGGTCGCTGCGCACGATCGTGCAGCGCTCGCTGCGTGACCCGGTGCTGGACGGGACGGACCTGCACATCCTGCGCTTGTTTGTGGACGGCGTGCCGCCCAAGGCGATCGCCGAGGAAGTGGGCATGTCCCAATCGGGCGTCTACAAAGTCGTGACCCGTCTGCGCGCCAAGAGCGGCGCGGGCGACGACCATGAGTTGCGCCGTTATGCGGTGAAGCTCGGCCTGGTGCGCCGCGCTGAGGATTGACCTGAGCGCGGCGGCGGTTGGCCGACGCGTGCCGGACCCGTGCGACTGCTCAGAGCAGTTTGCCCGGCTTGATCTGGCTGGCGCCTTTGACGCGTCGGGCGGTGGCGCGGGCGGTTTCGACGAAGGTATCGACCTGGGCCGGAGCGGCGCCGACGAAGCGTTCGGTGTCCTGGAGGATGTTGTAGATCGTGGCTTCCTTGAGGCCGAGGCGTTCATCGGCGGCGAGGCGCTCGACCATGCCGGGCTCGCGGCCCTCGCGGATGGCGGCGGCGGCGGCGAGGGCGTGCTCTTTGATGGCAGCGTGGGCGGTCTCGCGTCCGGCGCCCTGTTTCACGGCGGCCATCATGATGGTGGTGGTGGCGAGGAAGGGCAGGTTGCGGGCGGACTCGGCGGCGATGACCTTGGGGAACACGGTCATCTGGTTGAGCACGTTGAGCAGGGTCTCGAGCAGACCGTCGATGGCGTAGAACGCATCGGGCAGCGCGACGCGGCGCACGACGGAACAGGACACGTCGCCCTCGTTCCACTGATCGCCGGCGAGCGCGCCGGTCATGGCCACGTAGCCGGAGAGGATGGTGGAGAAACCGCAGATGCGCTCGCAGTTGCGGGCGTTCATCTTGTGCGGCATGGCGGAGGAACCGACTTGGCCCTTTTGGAAACCCTCGGTGAGCAGGCCTTGGCCGGCCATGAGGCGCAGCGTGGTGGCAAAGCTGGCGGCGGCGGCACCGACCTGGTGGAGGGCGGAGACGACCTCGAAGTCGAGTGAGCGCGGGTAAACCTGGCCGACGGCGTTGAGGGCGGCGCTGAAGCCGAGGTGTTTGAGGACCTTGGCCTCGAGGCGGGCGACTTTTTTGGCGTCGCCGCCGAGCAAAGTGAATTGGTCGAGCTGGGTGCCGACGGCGCCCTTGAGGCCGCGGGCCGGGTAGCGGGCGGCGAGCTCGTCGAGGTGGGTGAAGGCCGCGAGCATTTCACCGCCGAACATGGCGATGCGTTTGCCGAGCGTGGTGGGCTGGGCCGGCACGTTGTGAGTGCGGCCGGTGAGGAGCAGGTTGCGGAATTGTTTGGCGCGTTTGGCGTAGCCGAGCAGGGCGGCGGCGGCCTTTTGGCGGATGACGGCGAGCGAGCGGTGGATCTGGAGCTGCTCGACGTTTTCGGTGAGGTCGCGGGAAGTGAGGCCGAGGTGGATGGTCTCGTAGCCAGCGAGGCCGTTAAACTCCTCGATGCGGGCCTTCACGTCGTGGAGGGTGACGCGCTCGCGGGCGTCGATGGAGGCGAGGTCGATCTGATCCTTCACCTTTTCGTAGGACGCGATCGCCTTGGCCGGGATGTCGATGCCGAGGTCGCGCTGCGCCTTCATGATCGCGATCCAATAATCGCGTTCGATGCCCACGCGGCCGGTGGGCGACCAGATCGCCTTGATGGCGGACGAGGCGTAACGCTCGGCCAACACGTTGGTGATGGCCGGGGCGGACGAGGAGGAGGAGGCCGGAGCGGACTTTTTGGCTTGGGACTTCGACATGGCGGGACCGGCGAGCGTGAAGCGACGGCGCGCCGGGTGCCAAGGTCGAAAGCGCTCTGGTCACACGGCGGTGGGCGCGGCGGCACGGCGACGGCGCCAGAGCACGAAGCCGAACATCAGTCCGCCCGCGATGGCCGCATAGGTGGAGGGCTCGGGGACCGCGGAGAGTCCCTGCGCGCCGTAGTTTCCGGAAATGGTCACGGGGAAGCCCGCCGGCTCCAGGAGGTAAGTGACGTAGCCGCCGGTGGGACCGGTGTAGAACGACGATCCGGCACTGTTGGTCCATTGGGAGCTCGCGCCGAATTCGAGCACGGGATCGCCAGCGAAATAGAAGGAGCCTTCGTATACCCCGACCAGAAAGTTGGTCGTGGGCGTGACGATATCGGCCTCGGTGAAGAGCAAGGATGGCTCGTCGACAAAGTTGATGGTGACGCTCAGATCAGAGAAATCGCCCCAACTGTAGAGTCCGTCGTCGAGCGCCGGGCCGCTGAACGAGAGGGTGCCGGTGCCGAAAATCTCGTCGGCGTCGGCCTCAGGGATGAAGCGTTCATCGAAGTGATTATCGAAGTAGCTGGTGAGGGTGGTGGTGCCGTTGGCGCGGAGCGGATTGGCGCTGGTCGCGAGCAGGACGAGGGCGAGGGAGGAGAGGGCGAGAAGGCGGTTGGCAGATTTCATGAGCTGGCAGGGCGTTGCATAAAGGTGTGGGTGGCAGGCCCGTCATCGGTCCGATGGTGGGCTGGAGCGGGCTTGCGCGGAGTCGGTCGAAACGGGGCCAAACTTTTTTTGGCGGGCGGCGAATGCAGTGCGGTCGAATCGGGTTTGACCGGTCCGGACTCTCCGGCCTGCCTGTGTGCCAGCGTGCGCGCCCGATGATGAATGAGAGTGAGCTGACTTTGCTTTTCCGCCGGATTGAGGCGGGCGACCGTGCGGCCACCGAGGAGCTGCTGCCGCTGGTCTATCAGGAACTGCGGCGTTTGGCGGCGCGGCACCTGACCCACGAACGCGATGCGCGCACCTTGCAGGCGACCGC
This portion of the Actomonas aquatica genome encodes:
- the purB gene encoding adenylosuccinate lyase; its protein translation is MSKSQAKKSAPASSSSSAPAITNVLAERYASSAIKAIWSPTGRVGIERDYWIAIMKAQRDLGIDIPAKAIASYEKVKDQIDLASIDARERVTLHDVKARIEEFNGLAGYETIHLGLTSRDLTENVEQLQIHRSLAVIRQKAAAALLGYAKRAKQFRNLLLTGRTHNVPAQPTTLGKRIAMFGGEMLAAFTHLDELAARYPARGLKGAVGTQLDQFTLLGGDAKKVARLEAKVLKHLGFSAALNAVGQVYPRSLDFEVVSALHQVGAAAASFATTLRLMAGQGLLTEGFQKGQVGSSAMPHKMNARNCERICGFSTILSGYVAMTGALAGDQWNEGDVSCSVVRRVALPDAFYAIDGLLETLLNVLNQMTVFPKVIAAESARNLPFLATTTIMMAAVKQGAGRETAHAAIKEHALAAAAAIREGREPGMVERLAADERLGLKEATIYNILQDTERFVGAAPAQVDTFVETARATARRVKGASQIKPGKLL
- a CDS encoding PEP-CTERM sorting domain-containing protein (PEP-CTERM proteins occur, often in large numbers, in the proteomes of bacteria that also encode an exosortase, a predicted intramembrane cysteine proteinase. The presence of a PEP-CTERM domain at a protein's C-terminus predicts cleavage within the sorting domain, followed by covalent anchoring to some some component of the (usually Gram-negative) cell surface. Many PEP-CTERM proteins exhibit an unusual sequence composition that includes large numbers of potential glycosylation sites. Expression of one such protein has been shown restore the ability of a bacterium to form floc, a type of biofilm.), which encodes MKSANRLLALSSLALVLLATSANPLRANGTTTLTSYFDNHFDERFIPEADADEIFGTGTLSFSGPALDDGLYSWGDFSDLSVTINFVDEPSLLFTEADIVTPTTNFLVGVYEGSFYFAGDPVLEFGASSQWTNSAGSSFYTGPTGGYVTYLLEPAGFPVTISGNYGAQGLSAVPEPSTYAAIAGGLMFGFVLWRRRRAAAPTAV